A window from Synechococcus sp. RSCCF101 encodes these proteins:
- the rplA gene encoding 50S ribosomal protein L1: MPTLSKRLRDLTGKVEDREYAPLEALELVKANATARFDETIEAHARLGIDPKYTDQQLRTTVALPKGTGQSIRIAVIARGENVAAAKSAGADLAGDDELIETIAKGEMAFDLLIATPDMMPKVARLGRVLGPRGLMPNPKAGTVTTDLAGAISEFKAGKLEFRADRTGIVHVRFGKASFSADDLLENLKALQETIDRNKPSGAKGRYWKSLYVTSTMGPSVAVDVTALQDLKQEA; this comes from the coding sequence ATGCCCACACTCTCCAAGCGTCTGCGCGACCTCACCGGCAAGGTGGAGGACCGTGAGTACGCCCCCCTCGAGGCCCTTGAACTGGTCAAGGCCAACGCCACGGCCCGCTTCGACGAGACGATCGAGGCCCATGCGCGCCTCGGCATCGATCCCAAATACACCGACCAGCAACTGCGCACCACGGTGGCCCTGCCGAAGGGCACCGGCCAGAGCATCCGCATCGCCGTGATCGCGCGGGGCGAAAACGTGGCCGCGGCCAAGAGCGCCGGTGCCGATCTCGCCGGCGATGACGAGCTGATCGAGACGATCGCCAAGGGCGAGATGGCCTTCGATCTGCTCATCGCCACGCCCGACATGATGCCCAAGGTGGCCCGGCTGGGCCGGGTGCTGGGCCCACGGGGGCTGATGCCCAACCCGAAGGCCGGCACGGTGACCACCGACCTGGCTGGGGCGATCTCCGAGTTCAAGGCCGGCAAGCTGGAATTCCGGGCGGACCGCACCGGCATCGTGCACGTGCGCTTCGGCAAGGCCAGCTTCAGCGCCGACGACCTGCTGGAGAACCTGAAGGCTCTGCAGGAGACGATCGACCGTAACAAGCCCAGCGGTGCCAAGGGGCGCTACTGGAAGAGCCTGTACGTCACCTCCACCATGGGCCCCTCCGTGGCCGTGGATGTGACCGCGCTCCAGGACCTCAAGCAGGAGGCCTGA